The segment cccgctccccgcccccctgcagcccgccggccgccccctgcagccggcccccgcccccgcccacctgcAGCTCGTCCGCCGCCTCCTGCAGCGGCCGCACGCGGTGGCCCCGGTGCGCGCCCGCGCGCTCGCACGCCCCGCACAGCAGGCGCAGCTCGTCGGCGCAGAAGGCGGCCAGCGGCTCGCGGTGCGCGGGGCAGGCGCCCTGGGGCACGGGCGAGGGCggccgcaggcgccgggccagctCGGCCATCTTGGCCAGCGGGCGGTTGGGCCGCAGCGAGCGCTGGGCCGAGGGCGCGCGGCACTCGGGGCAGGCGTAGGGGCCCTCGGGCCGGCCCCAGCAGCGCCGCAGGCACTCGCGGCAGAAGTTGTGGCCGCAGTCGGTCATCACCGGGTCTGTGAAGTAGTCCAGGCAGATGGCGCAGGTGGCCTCCTCCTGGAGGTTGGTGGACAGGTCGGGGGCGGCCatggcgcggggggcgcgggcgcggcggaaGCGGCCGCGGGGCGACGcggcggcccccgccccgccccgccccgcccggatTGGCCGCGGCGCCCCACGTGCCCGCGGAAGTGCCGCCGCTCGCGGTCCGGGCGCCGCCGCGCGCCGGCCGCCTTTCGGTTCCGCCCCGGCGAGGGCCGCGCTGGCGCCCGCGTGGCCGCCCGCAGAGACGCCCCCCCCTCCGGAGCTGGCGCCCCACGGGGTCTAGACGATGTGGGTCCGGAAGCCCCCGCCGCGTTTCCCCCGCAGGGTCGGCGCACTCGCGGGCTCATCGCGTCCTGCTTTATTCGTGGTCAGCCCCCGCGTGCCCGCACGTCCCCGGAcgggctctccccgccccccgccctagCCCTTCACCCACAGCGTCACGGTGGACACGACCATCTGGCCCGACTTGGGGGCGCCCAGGCAGAAGAAGGGGCGCAGCGGGCCGGGGAAGGCGGCCTGGGCGTAGGTGTGCAGGTGCGCGCCGTCGCGCAGGCTGTAGAAGGACACCTCGCCCGCCTCGAAGTCCAGGAAGACGCCCATGTGGCTGGGGGGCTCGGCGAGCGTGACCGGGGCGCGCGctggccccgccgccgccggccgcgcGCCCGCGGACAGCTGCACCACCCAGAAGCCGTTCTCGGGGGACTTGGGCACCCGCTCGCGCCGGCTCACGTCGTCGCGGCACACGCCCAGCGCCCAGGGCGCCTCTCCGGCCAGGCTCACGCCCACCTCCCAGTAGTGGCGGCCCGACGAGAAGGCCTCCAGGCCCACGGCGCACGGGTAGGCCAGGAAGCGCTCCTGGCCTTGGCCCGGGCCCGCCGCGCTCAGGTAGCGCCGCTGCCGGCTCTCGTACAGCAGCAGGTAGGGGTAGGCCGAGGCGGGGTCGGGCAGCACGTGGTCTGCGCGGGCGGGAGAGGGGCGTCAGTGCCCCGacgcccgcccccccgccccccgcgcccgccgcccgcccccggccgcgGGGCTCCCTCACCCTGGAAGCTCTTGAGCACGTCGATCTGCCCCGGGACCCGGCAGACGGTCCTCAGCGAGGCGGGCACCTTCTCGGGGTACTGCACGCTCACGCTTTTCTTCCTCCAGCGGACACAGGTCTCACTGTCCCCCGGCCCCACGcagggcccgcccgcccgcgccacGCCCCCGGGGCGACCACATACCTATCCGGGGGGTCCTTCATAtcctggggagagggtgggaggcgCAGAGTGaggccccccatccccgcccctgcccctcgcCCTCCCTGGCTCCTGAGCTTGCGCCACCCCCGGTCCTGGCTGTGTCCCCGGCCCGAGTCCCCCTCTCGGGAACTGTGGGGAGAGCGGCGtcgggagggaccctgggcatTCAGTCCTGCAGGGTCCGGGCTCCTGCAGTCAGCCCCGAAAGGGAGTCCGTGGGCGCCTCCCGTCCCCGGGCTACCCGCAGGGTAGAGTGTCCGGGTGTCCCCGCCCCCATACACACACGACACCCCGAAACTCGTGCGCACGCGACAGCGAGGGCCCAGGGTGCCAGATGGTGCTCGGAGGACTCAGCTATTCTGAGTGGGGGGCGGGTCTAAAGGGATCCCCCAACAGTGCCCCGGCAGCCTCTGGTCACTGCTAGgccgggcggtggggggggggggcggtgcagggATGAGGCATGGAACTGAGGTGCAAGCTGGACGTTGTGGGGGCCCTCCCAGTGCCAGGGCTCAGCTGGACCCCCACACACTGTGTGCCGGCCTTtgcggccccccccccgcccccgtgtttGAGTAGTGGAGAAACGCCCCCCTGGTGTCGGTGGCATCCCTGTCCTGCAGTTCAGGCTGTGCGCATGCGGGAAAGACCAAGGTGGAATAGCGGGTGCGTGACCGGCTGAGCCAGGAGAACACGCCCCCTCACCTGCAGCATCTGCAGAGGCGCCTGGCCCTCCTGGTCCTCCAGCTGCAGCAGCAGCGTCTCCAGGGCCTGCCCCTGCTGCTCCAGCGCCGACCTGGCCCCCTGCAACCGCGCCTCtgtctcctcctgctcctgctgcagcTCCCGCAGCAGGCGGCCCCGCGCGTCCTCCAGCAGGACGCTTACCTTCTGGAACTCGGCCGTGATGCGCTCCCGCCTCTCCTCCACCTGCTCCTGGGGGCGGCGGGTGAGCAGGGGCGGCCCCCACCTGCGAGCCCGCGGGGCCTCCGCCCCCCGGCCAGGGCCCCCGGGCACCTGCCTGCCACGCGGCCAAGCTCTGCTCCTTCTCCGCCTGCAGCTCCCGGGTCTTGGCCATCTCTGCCCGCAGCTGCTCCCGGTCCTCCTTCAGCCTCTGCTGCGGGGAGTGGGCCCCCGCGTGGGGGCGCAGCTGTGGGGCGCCGCCCCAGGCACGCCCCGAGGCAGGAGGGTCCCTCTGGGCCCTTCTGTGACAGCGGAGCCTTTGAAACCCGGGGGCCCCTGTACCACCCCCTCACATCACATGAGGCAGACCGAGTCCTCTGGTAGCTTCCCCAGGGCCAGCTGTGGGGGCCACGTCCAGCCCACGGTCGCCCTGACCCCAGCGTGGTCAGGTGAGGTGATGAGCGTGGTTTAGGGTGTGGCTCCCGCATGGGAGGGACCCCACAGGGCGAGGTCACAGGGGGCGGGGTCTGGGAGCCAGAGGCCCTCGCTGCAGCCTGACCCACACCGCCCGCCCCTTCGCCCCTTCCTTCACCCGCTTGTCTCTCCCAGACCAGGTTGAGGCGGGCCCGGGTGGGCGGGGCCCACCTTGTACTCCTGCACGACCTCCTCGATGGGCAGCACCATGTGCGCGCGGTGCTCCCGGGACTCCCTGCACACCACGCAGATGGGGCCCTGGTCGTCCTGGCAGTACAGCTTCAGCAGCTCCTGGTGCACGGGGCAGAGCTCGCTGCGCTGGTGCGCCGGGTGCTGCCGGGCCATCTCGGCCACCTTGGTCAGCAGGCGGTTGGGCCGCAGGCTCCTCTGGGGGGACAGCTCCCGGCACTCGGGGCAGGGGAAGGAGCCCCGGTGCTTCTTCCGCCCCTTCTTTCCCTTGGCCTTCTCCCAGGTCAGCCGGATGCACTCGCGGCAGAAGTTGTGGCCGCAGTCGGTCATCACCGGGTCGGTGAAGTAGTCCAGGCAGATGGAGCAGGTGGCCTCCTCCTGCAGCTTCCGGGCCAGCTCCACCGCGTCCATGGCTCCTGGCGGGAACAGGCGCCCAAGCTCAGGTTGGAACCAGAGGGTGCGAGCGGGCCCTGACCTGGGAGCGGACAGAGACCCTCACCCCGGCCTCGTCAGAGTCCGCAGCGTCCAGTCAAGCCCCAGCCCAAACCTGAGGGTCCTGAAGACAGGTGGGCAGCGAGAACCCCCATTTATCAGCCCCCCACACCGCAGTGGTCTtaagcccctccccccctcagtGTGCAGCAAGGGGCTGAGCCAAGGCGAGGGCTGGCCCCGTCTCCGTAGCCTGCGCCCCCGTCCCAAGGGTGCCCGGGCCGAGTCCCCCAGGCCCGGCAGTGGCGCGgctccctcctgtctctccccacccgcGGCCTGGGTCGCGTGTCCGCGCGGGACCGCTGCGCTGGGCACCCCCACGGGAGCCAGGGGGTTGGCGCACAGGGCGGCCGCGGACCTGGAccaccctccccttcctcccctcccgggCCCGCACCCAGCATGGCCACTTCTGGGAAGCAAAGAGGCGCCGGAGCGCGAGCCCGGCCAGGGCGGAACCGGAGCCGGACCAGAGCCGAGCGGGGCTGGGGTCCGGCCGGGCCTTTGTGGCGTCAGCAAGGCCGGGGCGCCTGGACGCGGTGCGGGGGAGGCGGAGCGCTTGGTGCTGGGCGCGGGCGAGGAAGGGCACGGGGGACAGGATGGAGGACCGCGCGCCCGACGCGTCCTACCCCTGCCcggaccccgccccgcctccccaaAGCACGACTGCGCCCTTcgcaggtgggggggcggggcggcaggACCCCGGGGGCTTCCCCGACTTGGCAGAGCCCAGCAGGGCAGCGCCAGGACTGCGGGACTGCGACACCCTCACCTCCGCCTTCAGACACCCTCACCTCCGCCCTCAGACACCCTCTCCCTGGCCTCACCTTGGGCCCCAGCAAGCCAGTTCTCACGCCTAGCTCCCAGCGGCCCACTTCTCTGCATCTCCCTGCGCCCGCTCCTGTGGGAGATCCCACCCTTGGGCAGGAAAACCTGGCAAGGCGGGTGCCCCGCACTCACCGCCCCAGAGGTGGGCGCCACCGCACCCACTGCCTCAGAGGCAGGtaccaaggcaagcaccctgctcctgtactaccgctctggcccccggGGCAGAATCTGGAGGACCACAGTCGCCCGGTGGACAGGCTTCGGGCTGCATGACCCCGCCAGCGAGCGCCTGGCAGCCGAGGGGCCTTTTCGCCCCACGTTCCCACTCGTGACGAGGCGCCCGAGCAGACACGCAAACGCCGTCTGGGCTCTGCAGGGCCCTCAGCCGCGCCCAGCTGCACTAAGGCGGCATCTCGCACCCCTGCAGGCTGGGACGAGGGAGGAGCGGTCATCTCTGGAGGAGCACCGCGGGAGGGGGGAGGACGATCCGCCGCGTGCGCGGGAGGGCCCAGCTGACCCTCGCCCTGAGGCCCGCTGGACGCCTGGCTGGACGCAGCGCGGGCTGGTGTTAAGGCGCCAGGCGCACAGCAGGCAccgtgttgcaacaatgttgcagttttacttgacagtcccaggcatttcactcagcagaagaaatatacattttgggGAGGATCACGTGACTGTCTCCggaggtttttgtgttgtggcccaCTGGAGAGCTGCCTTTTCAACCCCCTTTTATTTAGTAGGTTGATGTACTagccaatgatattcagccacgtaggcagaatatgcaaattaacttagccaACGGAAatagtatcaaagtcagttaaagtaacagtaacagaaaacgtTTACattcaggcctagctaggcctgagattatgggatgttgtataccaacacacTGGCCCTTCTCACGCCGGTCCTGCCTCACTGGGGTTGCTGCCTTCCCACGGTCGGCCCACGCGACGCTGGAGGAACAGCACTCTCATTGGctcgtggggtgctgggggcgggacGCCTGGCCTCAGTCTGCGGCCCCAACAGAACCTACAGCGTGGGTCCagtgagttttattctttttttttggctttttttggtcacacctggcaatgcactcaggaattactcctggcggtgctcaggggagcatatgggatgctgggaatcgaatccgggtcggccgcgtgcaaggcaaacgccctacccgctgtgctatctctccagcccctccagtgggTTTTATCTTTGAACTGTCACTTGGTGTTTtggcctttgggtcacacccggtgatactcaggggttactccctgctctgcactcaggaattactcctggctcaggggaccgtgtgagaTGCcgcggatcaaacctgggtcagctccatgcaaggcaaacgccctccccattgtactatcgctctggcccctgggggtgTCACTTGCCCCTGCACAGACCTCTGCTCCCCACAGCACTCCCCTTCCTTTCACCCAGGGGCAGGAATGGGAAGAACCTTTTAGAAGCCTGAGGTGGGCATTTGACTTTATGTGGTGACAGTGTTGAGATTCCCCCTGCCCTGGACAAAGTGCTCTCCCATGCCTTCTACTCTGAAGAACAAAACCAGAAACTGGAAAGTAATGAATTGTGTCACTCAGATGAGACTCACCAATCTCCAgcataaaaacacacatacacacacacacacacattttttctctctctctctctctcacacacacacacacacacactcacacacactcacacacactcacacactcgctCCTTGCCTGGGTCTTACCCAGAGGCGCTAGCCAAGTTGCATGGCCGAGCAACATGCCCAAAGCGCAGGAGAGCCTGCCCAGAGTGACGACCACTTCCCTCAGCAAGAGTGAAGAAAGTTCCACACTTTCTGAGCTGTGGGTCATGACCCCATTGGGGACTGTGGAACTGAATGTGgggttgagaaaaaaaaaataagagatgagAAATCAAACACACGCCGAATCTCTCTGAGATATGTCTGACAATGCTCAAACGTGCTGTACTTCCCAGGGGAAAAAGGGATCACAGTGGGAAGAGCTTAAGCCCTGATCTCCGGCGCAGAGAAAAGCAGCAAACCCGAGTTGGTTCGGCTGGCTTTGGAAAGGGTCTCCAGAGGCAGTCCAGAGAGATGTCTTGGTGTTAGGGCAGAGGGGGATGCCATACAGTCCCGCCCCACTGTCAGCCCTCCTGGGCCCTGAGCTGAGGTAGCTCCCTGGGCTGCCCCAACAGATGGCCACAAAGTGTGCGTGGGGTACCCGCAGGGATTTGCTGGCTCCTGCTTTGGAGACCAGAGGGACCCTGGAGGGGACCCTCGAGTCCGATGACTGCTGGGAAGGGGCTGAGGAGGGGGGATGctgcgccccctgctggctcCCGGCCTTTGGTCTTGGGGCTCGGGTTTTGCTCCTCTTCATTCTCCACCCAGAGGAAGCGACCCCAGTGGACCCTGGGGTTCCATTAACCTGACTGCACCCCTGctaagtggggggggggtgtgactGGAAGCAAAAAGCCTCCAGCCGGGGACTTGCTTTCTATCTTTCCTACAGGCTTCCAGATGCTCAGCCTCAGGTGCTGCCAAGGACCCCCCCTCCCGAGTACCTCCCTTCAATAAGCTGAGTAGTACCGAGTGTTGCTGGTTTGAATTCAGAGACCAAAACACTGGGGCCaggtgacagtacagcagttagtgCTAACCCTGCaagtagctgaccagggttccatcccagcatcccgtagggtctgccgggcaccgctgggagtaacccctgagaacgccaggtgtggccccaaggcagCAAAAATTTAAATTGCAGAGCTCagattttctgcttttttcttttactattcaACATCCACCTGATTTTATGCGTTTCTTGAAACAGCCCCgaccagcagggagggtgctgctAACACCCCACTCtcagcttgccttgcactagcGTTCTGGGGCTTTCCAGCCAAGCTTCAGCATAGAAAATGGTGCCCACTGTTGCTTTCTGAAATAGCACACATATTGCATCACCTGGTCCTTTGGACATCCACAGCACACTTACTAAATTCACATTGCTTTGTCAAACTGcataaaattactttattctGGGTTTAGCAATCAACTAAGGGAATCTTCGAACGTTTGGCCAATCCAAACCCGACCATTTTAATTCCTCCGAATATCCAACTTACAATGACATTTCTTCGAAAGCTTCTATCTTGAGGTAAGTGCATCAGGGGTGTGTAGAGCTACgcctgccaggccctgggcttgatctccggcaagattaaaacaaaaaaacccaaagaaacgtATCCGATCATCCACCCCCTGACACACAGCCCTGCCCCACAAGGCTGATGCGACCGCCTCAAGCCCCCTAGACCGGACCTTTAGAAAGCTTGACCGTTTGAACTCAGTACACTAGAAGGACAGGACCTCCCTGTGCTGCTCATCAGCGGCAGACTCCTCATACACGTGGGTTCCCCGCGCCTGACTGCGTGCACCCACGGGCGCCCCGCGTGCGGCTCTTTTCTCGAGGCTGGGGtggctctgaaaagagcctttgATGTCTCTGGGcccggcggggccgggcgggcgcgcgcgcgcgcggcggcCTCACTTGCCCTTGGCCTTGTGGTGGCTCTCGGTCTTCTTGGGCAGCAGCACGGCCTGGATGTTGGGCAGCACGCCGCCCTGCGCGATGGTCACGCGGCCCAGCAGCTTGTTGAGCTCCTCGTCGTTGCGGATGGCCAGCTGCAGGTGGCGCGGGATGATGCGCGTCTTCTTGTTGTCGCGGGCCGCGTTGCCCGCCAGCTCCAGGATCTCGGCCGTCAGGTACTCGAGCACGGCCGCCAGGTACACGGGCGCGCCGGCGCCCACGCGCTCCGAGTAGTTGCCCTTGCGGAGCAGCCGGTGCACGCGGCCCACGGGGAACTGCAGGCCGGCGCGGGACGAGCGCGACTTGGCCTTGGCGCGCGCCTTGCCGCCCTGCTTGCCGCGGCCCGACATCCCGGCGCGAGCCGCGGGCCACGCGCGCCCAGGACCAGCGCCGAGACAGCGCCGcgccgccgcggccccgcgcTTATATGCGCTCGGGAGGGC is part of the Sorex araneus isolate mSorAra2 chromosome 2, mSorAra2.pri, whole genome shotgun sequence genome and harbors:
- the TRIM17 gene encoding E3 ubiquitin-protein ligase TRIM17 — encoded protein: MDAVELARKLQEEATCSICLDYFTDPVMTDCGHNFCRECIRLTWEKAKGKKGRKKHRGSFPCPECRELSPQRSLRPNRLLTKVAEMARQHPAHQRSELCPVHQELLKLYCQDDQGPICVVCRESREHRAHMVLPIEEVVQEYKQRLKEDREQLRAEMAKTRELQAEKEQSLAAWQEQVEERRERITAEFQKVSVLLEDARGRLLRELQQEQEETEARLQGARSALEQQGQALETLLLQLEDQEGQAPLQMLQDMKDPPDRKKSVSVQYPEKVPASLRTVCRVPGQIDVLKSFQDHVLPDPASAYPYLLLYESRQRRYLSAAGPGQGQERFLAYPCAVGLEAFSSGRHYWEVGVSLAGEAPWALGVCRDDVSRRERVPKSPENGFWVVQLSAGARPAAAGPARAPVTLAEPPSHMGVFLDFEAGEVSFYSLRDGAHLHTYAQAAFPGPLRPFFCLGAPKSGQMVVSTVTLWVKG
- the LOC101555392 gene encoding histone H2A type 3, which encodes MSGRGKQGGKARAKAKSRSSRAGLQFPVGRVHRLLRKGNYSERVGAGAPVYLAAVLEYLTAEILELAGNAARDNKKTRIIPRHLQLAIRNDEELNKLLGRVTIAQGGVLPNIQAVLLPKKTESHHKAKGK